The genomic segment gagaagaaattttCTCTATCAATTTGGACAAATTTTCAACCTTACTCTGAGTCCATCCAGTCCTAGCAGCACATAAGCTGAAATGTTGAAATGTTATTGCTCACACATACTATAGGAGAAAATCAGATACTACATTATATATAACAGTCTAAAGGAGTAATTGGTCGATACAGAAGCAATAGTACCACACTCAACTGGATCTGGGAAAAGGCCCCATCTATGGAACTTAGAATATAGCAGTACAAGCCATACTACCCCTTGTATTTGAACTTAGAAAATAGCATTTTAAGCCATACTAATCAGGATTAAAGATAGACTATATTTAAGAGTTTTTGGTTGTTCTTGAAGATATGGTTGATTTACAAGATAGTATTTATCAAGATATTCTTTATCTTGCAGATACATTCAAATATTGTGTTGTCATATCAATACTTGTAAATCTCTAGAAATTAGACAGTAATTGTGCTGTGAAAGGTGTCAACTAATGTTGTTGATTCTTCTCTTTAATTGTAGGCCTTCCTGTTGTATATATTCTTCCACTAGTAATAGAATAATATATGAGAATTCAGTATTTTGTTCTTCTTAATTTCTGCTTCATGTTTTCTCCAGTTGTGTAATAATTTATTCTTGGTCAAGGGTCAGGCAtgcaaattttcaattaataaggCGAAAGGTATTCTGAGTGATTATTCCTGTTATTGTCTTTTCCCACCATCAGTGCAACTTTAACGGACCCATTGCTCATAGTTTTAAGCCAATTTCTTTGCTTCAGCTCGGaactttctttgtaattttcaacaCTCTAACCAAATTAAAGCTAGTGCCTAGAGGCTGCTCTCGACAATGAAATGCCCTTGCAATTTTTGCTCGTCTTAATCCCAGCCCCTTTTTTTGGGCTAAATTTCGTAAACGTGCTCAAAATGTTCAGGATGACAAGCTCAGATGCACGTTtagtcatgtttttatttatcatgcCGTTTACAGTTCTCTCTACCCAGACTGGTCCAGACGTCCATCTTAAAACATTTTGCAGCAATAATGCATTGAACTACACTCGCAACAGTGCATTTGAGAACAACCTCAAGATTGTCCTAAAGATATTGCCTTCCATCACTTCATTAACAGGCTTTAACTACACCTTTTTTGGAGAAGGCTCTGCCAAGGTCTACGGCCAAGCACTTTGCAGAGGTGATGTCAACTCAAGTGCTTGTCGGACTTGTGTGGACAAAGCAAGCAAGAAAATCTTTAATGATTGCATAAGTCGCGGAGAAGCAATCATATGGTATGAACTTTGCCAAGTTCACTACTCATTTCAGAATATGACTTCCTTGGCTGTCTATGCAGGGAAGTATCTAGACCGTGATTCTAAGGAGAAATCTGTATCAGATCaggttcattttttaaaattttcgaAGTACTTAATGACTAACCTGTCAAATGAGGCCGCTTTCAATCCTTTCAACATGTTTGCAACTGGGAAAATCAACTTTTCCAGGAGCAAAACCATATTTGCTCATGTACAGTGCACTAGGGATATCAGACCACACGAGTGTTTGAAATGCTTGAAGTCTGCTATAACTGATTTGGAAGGATGCTGTTCTTCACGGAAAGGTGGAATGGTTCTTAGTAGGAATTGTAATGTGAGATTTGAGTTGTACCAATTCTACAATGTCTCAAAGCACTTGTCGTCCCCAACTTCTAGAGGTAAGTAAACAGAATTTTTACTTGGAGTAAGCTAGTAAACAGTAAAAGAGAATTACGTCTGTCATAAATTTCTGTAAGTGAGCATGGTATTTCTACTGTGTACTTTTGATGATTAAATGTCGTTTGAGGGCAATTGGAACTACATACAGTTTTTATCTATGGAAAACAGGAAGAAAATGGAAGGCGGGGCGGAAGGTTGCATGTGTTGTCTTTATTCCTATAACGGTGCTTGCAATTGTCATAGGATCTTGCATTGTCTTCCTAAgacataaaagaagaaaagaaagaggtaACGCAAATAGTGATCAGCAGTTTTTGAATAGGCCAAATTGACATCAGAATTAGTATACGATAGTTTTAAATCTCTTATTCTTTGGCAGACGTGGAAAGAAGTCACCTAGCATTATTACAGGAATTGGCTAACCCAAGAGGCGTCACAATAACAGAAGAAGGCCAGTTCGTAAGTTCTGAGGATCTACCTTTCATGGCCTTGGATACTATAAAAGCAGCTACAGGAAACTTCTCCGATTCAAATAAGCTTGGACAAGGTGGGTTTGGTGCTGTTTATAAGGTAAGTTGTAAAGTGGCCTTGTCGCCATGATCTACTGAAATTCAGCCCTCTGTCCCTACAATTAGCCCCACTCCATATAAGGATACACAAACCATTCTTTATTCAGTTTTACAATGCTTAAATGTTGCTTCAACGGACAAAATTCATGCTTCTTTTTGAATGTTTTCTCAGGGTGTGTTAACAGATGGAAAGGAAATAGCTGTTAAAAGGTTGTCACGAAATTCATGGCAAGGATTAGCGGAGTTCAAGAATGAAATCATACTAATTGCAAAACTACAACACCGAAACCTTGTGAAGCTATTAGGATGTGGCATAGAAGGAGACGAAAAACTGCTCATTTATGAGTTCATGCCTAACAAAAGCCTTGATGTCTTTATCTTTGGTCTGTTTCCATTCATTTCTTTTGCCtttaaattcttgaattttaaattgtcaATAGGCTGAAGTTTCTTCTAATTCCACTTTCAGATGAGGAAAGACGAGAACAGCTTGATTGGGAGACGTGCTACAACATAATTAGTGGCATTGCTAGAGGACTTCTTTATCTTCATGAGGATTCCCGGCTTAGAATCATTCACAGGGATTTGAAAACCAGCAATGTGCTACTGGACCATGAAATGACTGCCAGGATTTCAGATTTTGGCATGGCCAGAATTTTTGGTGAAAACCAGAACAATGCTAACACTAAACGAGTAGTAGGAACATTGTAAGCCCTCTATTCCTACCGTCAAttgtttctttcatgtttgttgACAATTTAGGTCCTAAAATCCTATAACTTATGGGAATTTGTACTCGTGAAACAGCGGATATATGGCTCCTGAATACGCAATGGAAGGACTATTCTCAGTGAAATCGGATGTCTTCAGCTTTGGTGTTATACTGCTAGAGATCCTAAGTGGGAAACGAAGTAGTGGCTTTTACCTTGCACAACATGGCCAGACACTCTTGACATATGTTTGTACCATACGTGACTGCAATCAAAATTTCCcttcaattaattttcaacCTATCAATAAGAAGATTGAGGCTTTAAAACTATAACTAGTTAAcgttatgaaatttttttaacgcAAATTGACAATTTGACAGGCATGGAGATTGTGGAATGCAGGGAGAGAAATGGAATTTGCAGATTCTCTGTTGATGGAAAGGAGCCCCGCAATAGAAATTGTGACGTGCATACACATTGGGCTGTTATGTGTGCAGGAAGATCCAGCAGACAGGCCCACAATGTCATTTGTGGTTTTAGCATTGGGAAGTGAACCAATAGCTCTTCCTCTACCAAAAAAACCTGCATTTTCTCTGGGCTAAATGATTCCCATTGACAAGTTTTCATCAACAGATTCTTCAGTGAATCAAAAGACAATTTCTGGCATCTCACCGTGGTGAATGTTAATTAGATTGCCACTATGATTTTGAGTGTGTGGAGAAAGCCTAGTAAACTGGCCAATCACTTGGTTGCAAAAAGGCCAATATCACTGAGGAAGCTTAATGAAAACATAATGCTGAAGATTTAGAATTATCTCTAACTTTCCAAACATGAGAAATGAGTAAGCAcaatattgaaataaattcTACACCAATTTCATGGTTTCTAAGCGGGCTGTTAGTATAtgttacaataataataaaaatatagataaagataaagataatagCATTCTAGCGTTTTAGtatttggaaaaataatatgTCTCTAAGAGTTTGATATAATATGAACAAATCTAAGTTTATATTATGTTTGCTTGCTTTATCCCTAAATTACATTGTCTCCTCCCAATTGGATACTTCATTACAGCTCCGATGGGATTGCTATTCTTACACATGatataggaaaaagaaaatcagaaaagCAGTGAAATTCATTACTATGAACTGATACTTTTAATCCTCTCTCAAGGGTTGGGCATTTGTCGGAGTTCCGAATATT from the Populus nigra chromosome 9, ddPopNigr1.1, whole genome shotgun sequence genome contains:
- the LOC133703626 gene encoding cysteine-rich receptor-like protein kinase 25 — its product is MPFTVLSTQTGPDVHLKTFCSNNALNYTRNSAFENNLKIVLKILPSITSLTGFNYTFFGEGSAKVYGQALCRGDVNSSACRTCVDKASKKIFNDCISRGEAIIWYELCQVHYSFQNMTSLAVYAGKYLDRDSKEKSVSDQVHFLKFSKYLMTNLSNEAAFNPFNMFATGKINFSRSKTIFAHVQCTRDIRPHECLKCLKSAITDLEGCCSSRKGGMVLSRNCNVRFELYQFYNVSKHLSSPTSRGRKWKAGRKVACVVFIPITVLAIVIGSCIVFLRHKRRKERDVERSHLALLQELANPRGVTITEEGQFVSSEDLPFMALDTIKAATGNFSDSNKLGQGGFGAVYKGVLTDGKEIAVKRLSRNSWQGLAEFKNEIILIAKLQHRNLVKLLGCGIEGDEKLLIYEFMPNKSLDVFIFDEERREQLDWETCYNIISGIARGLLYLHEDSRLRIIHRDLKTSNVLLDHEMTARISDFGMARIFGENQNNANTKRVVGTFGYMAPEYAMEGLFSVKSDVFSFGVILLEILSGKRSSGFYLAQHGQTLLTYVCTIRDCNQNFPSINFQPINKKIEALKL